From one Tsukamurella tyrosinosolvens genomic stretch:
- the fdnG gene encoding formate dehydrogenase-N subunit alpha, whose amino-acid sequence MTRFSPLEWPVLRQLRSGDVFGRGPAVESPRTRALEPRTKTADRVVQSVCPFCAVGCGQKVYVKDEKVIQIEGDPDSPISRGRLCPKGSSSEQLVNNPLRQTKIRYRAPYATEWQDLDRDTAIDMIADRFVEARRHGWQDFDEHGRPLRRTMGIASLGGATLDNEENYLIKKLFTAAGAIQIENQARIUHSATVPGLGASFGRGGATQSLQDMANADCIVLMGGNMAEAHPVGFQWVAEAKARGARVIHVDPRFTRTSAVADRHVPIRAGSDIVLLGGLINHVLATDAYFHDYVVAYTNAAEMVGEDYRDTEDLDGLFSGFDPETGTYDQATWQYADGRDETLQDPRTVFQVLRRHYARYTPEVVADMCGISPAEFTYLADSITSNSGRERTTCFGYATGWTQHTMGAQFIRTAAILQLLLGNVGRPGSGIMALRGHASIQGSTDIPTLFNLLPGYLPMPSVGKHDTLADYIASVRPGTGKGYWQYADAYMISMLKAWYGDAATAENDFAYDYLPKLNGPAGTYQTAVDMLDGKVDGYFVLGQNPAVGSANGRQQRMGMAKLKWLVVRDLNMIESATWWKDGPEIASGELRTEDIGTEVFFMPAATHVEKAGSFTQTQRMLQWRHQAVQPPGQAQSELDFFYELGLRIRERLAGSTDERDRPLLDLTWDYPPDAHGNPDPEAVLSEINGRFVSGPDAGRNLTSYTQLKADGSTIAGCWIYTGVYADGANHAARRVPQGGGGITQSEWGWVWPADRRMLYNRASADPQGRPWSERKKYLWWDEAAGRWAGPDVPDFPATLAPGTVPDPGATGAEALAGDDPFIMQSDGKGWLFAPTGLVDGPLPTHYEAQESPVRNAIHPQQQAPARVLFPREDNLDAPSAGDPGADVYPYVFTTYRLTEHHTAGGMSRWSPYLAELQPEMFCEVSPGLAAECGLENEGWATIISPRAAIECRVLVTERMRPLTVGGRTVHQVGLPYHWGVGSDAVVTGDAANDLIGVTLDPNTQIQESKVGSCTVIAGRRPRGAALEELVQSYRDRAGVTVETDNVRLTPPREA is encoded by the coding sequence ATGACGAGGTTCAGCCCCCTCGAATGGCCCGTGCTGCGGCAGCTCCGCTCCGGGGACGTCTTCGGCCGCGGCCCGGCCGTCGAGTCCCCGCGTACCCGCGCGCTCGAGCCGCGCACGAAGACCGCCGACCGCGTGGTGCAGAGCGTCTGCCCGTTCTGCGCCGTCGGCTGCGGCCAGAAGGTCTACGTCAAGGACGAGAAGGTCATCCAGATCGAGGGCGACCCGGATTCGCCCATCTCCCGGGGGCGGCTGTGCCCCAAGGGCTCCTCGAGCGAGCAACTGGTGAACAACCCGCTGCGGCAGACGAAGATCCGCTACCGCGCGCCGTACGCCACCGAGTGGCAGGACCTCGACCGGGACACCGCGATCGACATGATCGCGGACCGGTTCGTGGAGGCGCGGCGGCACGGCTGGCAGGACTTCGACGAGCACGGGCGGCCGCTGCGCCGCACCATGGGCATCGCCTCACTCGGCGGCGCGACGCTCGACAATGAGGAGAACTACCTCATCAAGAAGCTGTTCACCGCCGCGGGCGCCATCCAGATCGAGAACCAGGCGCGCATATGACACTCCGCCACGGTTCCCGGTCTGGGAGCCTCGTTCGGGCGCGGCGGCGCCACCCAGTCCCTGCAGGACATGGCCAACGCGGACTGCATCGTGCTCATGGGCGGCAACATGGCCGAGGCGCACCCCGTCGGATTCCAGTGGGTCGCTGAGGCGAAGGCCCGCGGCGCGCGGGTGATCCACGTGGACCCGCGGTTCACGCGGACCTCCGCGGTGGCGGACCGGCACGTGCCGATCCGTGCGGGCTCCGACATCGTGCTGCTCGGTGGGCTCATCAACCACGTGCTCGCCACCGACGCGTACTTCCACGACTACGTCGTGGCGTACACCAACGCGGCGGAGATGGTCGGCGAGGACTACCGCGACACGGAGGATCTCGACGGCCTGTTCTCGGGATTCGACCCGGAGACGGGCACGTACGACCAGGCGACGTGGCAGTACGCCGACGGGCGCGACGAGACGCTGCAGGACCCGCGGACCGTCTTCCAGGTGCTGCGCCGCCACTACGCGCGCTACACCCCGGAGGTGGTGGCCGACATGTGCGGCATCTCGCCGGCCGAGTTCACCTACCTGGCGGACTCGATCACGAGCAACTCCGGGCGCGAGCGCACGACGTGCTTCGGCTACGCCACCGGCTGGACGCAGCACACGATGGGTGCGCAGTTCATCCGCACCGCCGCGATCCTGCAGCTGCTCCTCGGCAACGTCGGGCGGCCGGGCAGCGGCATCATGGCGCTGCGCGGGCACGCCAGCATCCAGGGCTCGACCGACATCCCCACGCTGTTCAACCTGCTGCCCGGCTACCTGCCGATGCCCTCGGTCGGCAAGCACGACACCCTGGCCGACTACATCGCGTCGGTCCGGCCGGGCACGGGCAAGGGCTACTGGCAGTACGCCGATGCCTACATGATCAGCATGCTCAAGGCCTGGTACGGCGACGCGGCGACCGCCGAGAACGACTTCGCCTACGACTACCTACCGAAGCTGAACGGCCCCGCCGGCACCTACCAGACCGCCGTCGACATGCTGGACGGGAAGGTCGACGGGTACTTCGTGCTCGGCCAGAACCCCGCCGTCGGCTCCGCGAACGGGCGGCAGCAGCGCATGGGCATGGCGAAGCTGAAATGGCTCGTGGTCCGCGATCTCAACATGATCGAGTCGGCCACGTGGTGGAAGGACGGCCCGGAGATCGCCTCGGGCGAGCTGCGTACCGAGGACATCGGCACCGAGGTCTTCTTCATGCCCGCCGCCACGCACGTCGAGAAGGCCGGCTCGTTCACACAGACCCAGCGGATGCTGCAGTGGCGCCACCAGGCCGTGCAGCCGCCGGGCCAGGCGCAGAGCGAGCTCGACTTCTTCTACGAGCTCGGTCTCCGGATCCGGGAGCGCCTCGCGGGCTCGACCGACGAGCGCGATCGCCCGCTGCTCGACCTCACCTGGGACTACCCGCCGGACGCGCACGGCAACCCCGATCCCGAGGCGGTGCTTTCGGAGATCAACGGCCGCTTCGTCTCCGGGCCCGACGCGGGGCGCAACCTCACGTCGTACACGCAGTTGAAGGCGGACGGTTCGACGATCGCGGGCTGCTGGATCTACACGGGCGTGTACGCCGACGGTGCCAACCACGCCGCGCGGCGCGTGCCCCAGGGCGGCGGCGGGATCACGCAGTCCGAATGGGGCTGGGTGTGGCCCGCCGATCGCCGGATGCTCTACAACCGGGCGTCGGCCGATCCGCAGGGCCGGCCGTGGAGCGAGCGCAAGAAGTACCTCTGGTGGGACGAGGCCGCCGGCCGCTGGGCCGGGCCCGACGTCCCGGACTTCCCGGCCACGCTGGCCCCCGGCACCGTCCCCGACCCCGGCGCGACGGGCGCCGAGGCCCTCGCCGGCGACGATCCGTTCATCATGCAGTCCGACGGCAAGGGCTGGCTCTTCGCGCCGACGGGCCTGGTCGACGGTCCGCTGCCGACGCACTACGAGGCGCAGGAATCGCCGGTGCGGAACGCGATCCACCCGCAGCAGCAGGCCCCCGCCCGGGTGCTGTTCCCGCGCGAGGACAACCTGGACGCGCCCAGCGCGGGCGACCCGGGGGCGGACGTCTACCCGTACGTTTTCACCACCTACCGGCTCACCGAGCACCACACCGCGGGCGGCATGAGCCGCTGGTCGCCGTACCTGGCGGAGCTGCAGCCGGAGATGTTCTGCGAGGTCTCGCCGGGACTCGCCGCCGAGTGCGGCCTGGAGAACGAGGGCTGGGCGACGATCATCTCGCCCCGCGCCGCGATCGAGTGCCGTGTGTTGGTCACCGAGCGGATGCGGCCGCTGACCGTCGGCGGGCGCACCGTCCACCAGGTCGGCCTGCCGTATCACTGGGGCGTCGGCAGCGACGCCGTCGTGACCGGCGACGCCGCGAACGACCTGATCGGGGTCACACTGGACCCGAACACGCAGATCCAGGAGTCGAAGGTGGGCTCCTGCACGGTGATCGCGGGCCGCCGGCCGCGCGGCGCGGCGCTCGAGGAGCTGGTGCAGAGCTACCGGGACCGGGCGGGCGTCACCGTCGAGACGGACAACGTGCGGCTGACGCCGCCGAGGGAGGCCTGA
- the selD gene encoding selenide, water dikinase SelD, producing MTDEIARLTSFAHGGGCACKIPPGELEDAVRGLQGQVAPDVLVGLDDGDDAAAVRLSDDLAVLSTADFFTPVVDDAFDWGRIAAANALSDVYAMGGRPVMAINLVGWPRERLPMELMTEVLRGGLAVAQEAGCPVIGGHSIDDPEPKYGMAVTGVAHPDRLLRNDAAAAGLPLTLTKPLGVGLLNNRHKRTGEVFEAAIATMTALNRDAAAAALEAGARAATDVTGFGLLGHLFKMCRASGVGAEIDAAAVPLVDGAREALRDGFVSGGTRRNLDWVAPHLDAAGAEEDDLLYLADAQTSGGLLVVGEVPGYPVIGRTVAGPAGRIVIR from the coding sequence ATGACCGACGAGATCGCCCGGCTCACCTCCTTCGCACACGGCGGCGGCTGCGCCTGCAAGATCCCGCCGGGCGAGCTCGAGGACGCGGTCCGGGGTCTGCAGGGCCAGGTGGCGCCGGACGTTCTCGTCGGGCTGGACGACGGTGACGACGCCGCCGCGGTCCGGCTCTCCGACGACCTCGCCGTGCTCTCCACGGCCGACTTCTTCACCCCCGTCGTGGACGACGCCTTCGACTGGGGCCGCATCGCCGCCGCCAACGCGCTCTCCGACGTCTACGCGATGGGCGGCCGGCCGGTGATGGCGATCAACCTGGTCGGCTGGCCCCGCGAGCGGCTGCCGATGGAGCTCATGACCGAGGTGCTGCGCGGCGGCCTGGCTGTCGCGCAGGAGGCCGGGTGCCCCGTCATCGGCGGGCACAGCATCGACGATCCGGAGCCCAAGTACGGCATGGCCGTGACCGGTGTCGCGCACCCGGACCGGTTGCTGCGCAACGACGCCGCCGCCGCCGGACTGCCGCTGACCCTGACCAAGCCCCTCGGCGTGGGCCTGCTCAACAACCGGCACAAGCGCACCGGCGAGGTCTTCGAGGCCGCGATCGCGACCATGACGGCGCTCAACCGCGACGCCGCGGCCGCGGCCCTCGAGGCGGGCGCCCGCGCGGCCACGGACGTCACCGGCTTCGGCCTGCTCGGTCACCTGTTCAAGATGTGCCGGGCCTCCGGCGTCGGGGCGGAGATCGACGCCGCCGCGGTACCGCTGGTCGACGGTGCTCGGGAGGCCCTGCGGGACGGCTTCGTCTCCGGCGGCACGCGCCGCAACCTCGATTGGGTCGCCCCGCACCTCGACGCCGCCGGCGCCGAGGAGGACGACCTGCTGTACCTCGCCGACGCGCAGACCTCCGGCGGCCTGCTGGTGGTCGGCGAGGTGCCCGGCTACCCCGTGATCGGCCGTACCGTCGCCGGGCCGGCCGGGCGCATCGTCATCCGGTGA
- a CDS encoding alpha-hydroxy acid oxidase has protein sequence MIELAQRAERALPPDVWAYLMRGASSGESPWERWRFAPRVLRDVRSIDTATDAFGAWRSPIGVAPTAFHRLVDPGGEAAAARAAADCGAPFVLSMRATTRIEEVAAAAAGPWWQQVYLMRDRTITDALVQRAAAAGATALVLTGDTPYVGRSGGRGLPPLGDDLALVNVAQHLPPGADAWAAIEQDAGAVLDDIGRLADLSGLPVIVKGVLRPDEARRCVDAGAAGVWVSDHGGRQLGRTVAPAQALPRVAAAVGAEATVLVDGDGLDALAALALGADAVFVGRPVLWGLAVSGADGVRSVLTGLLDELRHGMGLAGATRVAELSPDLVVPR, from the coding sequence ATGATCGAACTCGCGCAGCGCGCGGAGCGGGCGCTCCCGCCCGACGTGTGGGCCTACCTGATGCGCGGCGCGAGCAGCGGCGAGTCGCCGTGGGAGCGCTGGCGGTTCGCGCCGCGGGTGCTGCGCGACGTCCGCTCCATCGACACCGCGACGGACGCCTTCGGCGCGTGGCGCTCCCCCATCGGCGTGGCCCCGACGGCGTTCCACCGCCTCGTCGATCCCGGGGGCGAGGCGGCGGCGGCCCGCGCGGCGGCGGACTGCGGCGCCCCGTTCGTGCTGTCCATGCGGGCGACCACCCGGATCGAGGAGGTCGCCGCGGCGGCCGCCGGGCCGTGGTGGCAGCAGGTCTACCTCATGCGCGATCGGACGATCACCGATGCGCTGGTGCAGCGGGCCGCGGCGGCCGGCGCGACGGCGCTGGTCCTCACCGGTGACACGCCGTACGTGGGCCGCTCCGGGGGCCGCGGGCTGCCGCCGCTGGGCGACGATCTCGCCCTGGTCAACGTCGCCCAGCACCTGCCGCCCGGCGCCGACGCGTGGGCCGCCATCGAGCAGGACGCGGGAGCCGTCCTCGACGACATCGGCCGGCTCGCCGACCTGTCCGGGCTCCCGGTGATCGTCAAGGGCGTGCTGCGCCCCGACGAGGCCCGACGGTGCGTCGACGCGGGCGCCGCCGGGGTGTGGGTGAGCGATCACGGGGGCCGGCAGCTGGGCCGCACGGTCGCGCCCGCGCAGGCGCTGCCGCGGGTCGCGGCGGCCGTCGGCGCCGAGGCGACCGTCCTCGTCGACGGCGACGGCCTCGACGCGCTGGCCGCGCTCGCGCTCGGCGCGGACGCGGTCTTCGTCGGCCGGCCGGTCCTGTGGGGCCTGGCCGTCTCGGGCGCCGACGGTGTCCGCTCGGTCCTGACCGGGCTGCTCGACGAGCTCCGGCACGGCATGGGGCTCGCGGGCGCCACCCGCGTCGCGGAGCTGTCGCCGGACCTCGTCGTCCCCCGCTGA
- a CDS encoding 4Fe-4S dicluster domain-containing protein, translating into MGQLTGPTDPSADAHWHVHEARRGFFTDTSICIGCKACEVACKEWNRNPRDGDLELTGMSYDNTVALGASTWRHVAFIEQDRERIEQARESGRALVGLGMPAVRGAAPASEEMPAWGEADVTPPDTPEFRWLMSSDVCKHCTHAGCLDVCPTGAMMRTEFGTVVVQNDICNGCGTCVAGCPFGVVERRSDGTVAPTVREGHRKGEQPPVDNRGIAQKCTLCYDRLRDDETPACAKTCPTTSIKFGEREEMVATARERVAQLHAQGMTEARLYGANDDDGVGGTGSVFLLLDEPEVYGLPPDPRVCTADLMTMYKRAGTAAAGMIAAAAVSFLSARKKGRR; encoded by the coding sequence ATGGGACAGCTGACCGGCCCCACCGACCCGAGCGCCGACGCGCACTGGCACGTGCACGAGGCCCGGCGGGGGTTCTTCACGGACACGTCCATCTGCATCGGCTGCAAGGCGTGCGAGGTGGCCTGCAAGGAGTGGAACCGCAACCCGCGCGACGGTGACCTCGAGCTCACGGGCATGTCGTACGACAACACGGTCGCGCTCGGCGCCAGCACCTGGCGGCACGTCGCCTTCATCGAGCAGGATCGCGAGCGCATCGAGCAGGCCCGCGAATCCGGCCGCGCCCTCGTCGGTCTCGGCATGCCCGCGGTGCGCGGCGCCGCCCCGGCGAGCGAGGAGATGCCGGCCTGGGGCGAGGCGGACGTCACCCCGCCCGACACCCCCGAGTTCCGCTGGCTCATGTCCTCCGACGTGTGCAAGCACTGCACGCACGCCGGGTGTCTCGACGTGTGCCCGACCGGCGCCATGATGCGCACCGAGTTCGGCACCGTCGTCGTGCAGAACGACATCTGCAACGGCTGCGGCACGTGCGTCGCGGGCTGCCCGTTCGGCGTCGTCGAGCGGCGCAGCGACGGCACCGTCGCCCCGACGGTCCGCGAGGGGCACCGCAAGGGCGAGCAGCCCCCGGTCGACAACCGCGGCATCGCCCAGAAGTGCACCCTCTGCTACGACCGGCTCCGCGACGACGAGACGCCGGCGTGCGCCAAGACCTGCCCCACCACGTCGATCAAGTTCGGCGAGCGTGAGGAGATGGTGGCGACGGCCCGCGAGCGCGTCGCGCAGCTGCACGCCCAGGGCATGACCGAGGCGCGGCTCTACGGCGCGAACGACGACGACGGGGTGGGCGGCACCGGTTCGGTGTTCCTGCTGCTCGATGAGCCGGAGGTCTACGGGCTGCCGCCCGACCCGCGGGTGTGCACCGCCGACCTCATGACCATGTACAAGCGCGCCGGCACCGCCGCGGCCGGCATGATCGCCGCGGCCGCGGTCTCCTTCCTCTCGGCGCGGAAGAAGGGCCGCCGGTGA
- the nrfD gene encoding NrfD/PsrC family molybdoenzyme membrane anchor subunit: MTSSEFDQFRPPRPERRGKRGDGKRDGAPKRRRPDDVMVPEAVIEHVDSYYGHPIVKPPPWEAPVGAYLVLGGIAGGSGLLAAGAQLAGYPALRRNARLAGLGAAGVGALALVVDLGRPERFLHMMRTFKVTSPMSVGSWILSGYSGMIGVAAAAEVDRLLGERLPLGPLRTVLRFGEAPAGLGAAVFATPLAAYTAVLLADTAMPTWNAAYKDLPFVFVSSASLAAGGLALVTTPAAEAAPARNLAVLGVIGDVAATRIMESRMDPVAAEPLHHGTPGKLMRWAERLAIAGGVGALLTGGRRGRVRRGLAALSGGALVAASACTRFGVFEAGLESAKDPRYTIEPQKRRLAARRAAGNTGDSITG, from the coding sequence GTGACCAGTTCCGAGTTCGACCAGTTCCGTCCGCCCCGGCCCGAGCGCCGCGGCAAGCGCGGTGACGGCAAGCGCGATGGTGCGCCGAAACGGCGCCGGCCCGACGACGTCATGGTGCCCGAGGCCGTGATCGAGCACGTCGACAGCTACTACGGCCACCCGATCGTGAAGCCGCCGCCGTGGGAGGCGCCCGTCGGCGCGTACCTCGTCCTCGGCGGTATCGCGGGCGGCTCCGGCCTGCTCGCCGCGGGGGCGCAGCTCGCCGGGTATCCCGCGCTGCGGCGCAACGCCCGCCTCGCCGGCCTGGGGGCCGCGGGCGTCGGCGCGCTCGCGCTGGTCGTGGATCTCGGCCGGCCGGAACGCTTCCTGCACATGATGCGCACCTTCAAGGTGACCTCGCCCATGAGCGTCGGCTCATGGATCCTCTCCGGCTACAGCGGCATGATCGGCGTCGCCGCCGCGGCGGAGGTCGACCGCCTCCTCGGCGAGCGGCTCCCGCTCGGCCCGCTGCGGACGGTGCTCCGGTTCGGCGAGGCGCCCGCCGGGCTCGGCGCGGCCGTCTTCGCGACCCCGCTCGCCGCGTACACGGCGGTCCTCCTCGCGGACACGGCGATGCCCACGTGGAACGCCGCCTACAAGGATCTGCCCTTCGTCTTCGTCAGCTCGGCGAGCCTCGCCGCCGGCGGCCTGGCGCTCGTCACCACCCCGGCCGCGGAGGCGGCACCCGCTCGCAACCTCGCGGTGCTCGGCGTCATCGGCGACGTGGCCGCCACGCGGATCATGGAGTCCCGCATGGACCCCGTGGCCGCCGAGCCCCTGCACCACGGCACGCCCGGGAAGCTCATGCGCTGGGCGGAGCGCCTCGCGATCGCCGGGGGCGTGGGCGCGCTGCTCACGGGCGGTCGCCGGGGTCGGGTCCGACGGGGCCTCGCCGCCCTGTCCGGCGGCGCGCTCGTCGCGGCCTCGGCCTGCACCCGGTTCGGCGTCTTCGAGGCCGGCCTGGAATCGGCCAAGGACCCGCGCTACACGATCGAGCCGCAGAAGCGGCGCCTCGCCGCCCGGCGCGCGGCCGGGAACACGGGCGACTCGATCACCGGATGA
- the selA gene encoding L-seryl-tRNA(Sec) selenium transferase, whose amino-acid sequence MTDPRRRIPRTDHLLAAPSIAAAATRLGERRVRGAVAAAQEAARRGELAPEDVAGAVERELAGASPASLRPVLNATGVVVHTNLGRAPLSAAAVAALVDAAGYTDVELDLGTGARSKRGVAARAALLAACPAAEEALVVNNGAAALVLATTALAAGREVVISRGELIEIGAGFRLPDLIASTGARLREVGTTNRTHARDYAEAIGPETGCVLKVHPSNFRVEGFTADVPLAELRAVCGDVPLVMDLGSGLLAADPALPGEPDAASALAAGADVVTASGDKLLGGPQAGILLGRAELVSRLAKHPLARAVRADKLVLAALEATVGGPEAPVLASLHADPEDLHRRAERLAARVGGTVVPHDGRVGGGGAPGVPLPGWAVRLPESLAAPLRAGDPPVLPRLSDGACLLDLRCVPEEADATVAEAVLACTS is encoded by the coding sequence ATGACGGACCCCCGCAGGCGGATTCCCCGCACCGACCACCTCCTCGCCGCGCCGTCCATCGCGGCCGCTGCCACGCGGCTCGGCGAGCGCCGGGTGCGCGGCGCCGTCGCCGCCGCCCAGGAGGCCGCGCGCCGCGGGGAGCTCGCGCCGGAGGACGTCGCGGGCGCCGTCGAGCGGGAGCTCGCGGGAGCGTCGCCGGCCTCGCTGCGTCCCGTGCTCAACGCCACCGGTGTCGTGGTGCACACCAACCTCGGCCGCGCGCCGCTATCGGCGGCGGCGGTCGCGGCCCTCGTCGACGCCGCCGGGTACACCGACGTCGAGCTGGACCTGGGCACCGGCGCGCGGAGCAAGCGCGGCGTCGCCGCGCGGGCGGCGCTGCTCGCGGCGTGCCCCGCCGCGGAGGAGGCGCTCGTGGTCAACAACGGCGCCGCCGCCCTGGTCCTCGCCACCACGGCGCTCGCCGCCGGCCGTGAGGTGGTCATCAGCCGGGGCGAGCTCATCGAGATCGGCGCGGGATTCCGGCTGCCGGACCTCATCGCCTCCACGGGCGCCCGGTTGCGCGAGGTCGGTACGACGAACCGCACCCACGCCCGCGACTACGCCGAGGCGATCGGCCCCGAGACCGGGTGCGTGCTCAAGGTGCACCCCAGCAACTTCCGCGTCGAGGGCTTCACCGCCGACGTGCCCCTCGCCGAGCTCCGCGCCGTGTGCGGCGACGTCCCGCTCGTCATGGACCTCGGCAGCGGCCTCCTCGCCGCGGACCCCGCCCTGCCCGGTGAACCCGACGCCGCCTCCGCGCTCGCGGCGGGTGCCGACGTCGTGACGGCCAGCGGCGACAAACTGCTCGGCGGTCCCCAGGCCGGGATCCTGCTCGGCCGCGCGGAACTCGTCTCCCGGCTCGCGAAGCATCCCCTCGCGCGGGCCGTCCGCGCCGACAAGCTCGTGCTCGCCGCGTTGGAGGCCACCGTCGGTGGGCCCGAGGCGCCCGTCCTCGCCTCCCTGCACGCCGACCCCGAGGACCTGCACCGGCGCGCGGAGCGCCTCGCCGCCCGCGTGGGCGGCACCGTCGTCCCGCACGACGGGCGTGTCGGCGGTGGCGGGGCACCGGGAGTGCCGTTGCCCGGCTGGGCTGTTCGTCTGCCGGAGTCGCTCGCGGCCCCGCTGCGCGCCGGGGACCCGCCCGTTCTCCCGCGTCTGTCCGACGGTGCGTGCTTGCTCGACCTGCGCTGCGTGCCCGAGGAGGCGGATGCGACGGTCGCGGAGGCGGTGCTCGCGTGCACGTCGTAG
- the selB gene encoding selenocysteine-specific translation elongation factor — MHVVATAGHVDHGKSTLVRALTGIEPDRWAEEQRRGLTIDLGFAWTALPSGRELAFVDVPGHERFLGNMLAGLGPVPVVCFVIAADEGWSAQSDDHRDAVAALGIEYGLIVITKTDRAPDAVAAVTARARRELAGTGLAGAPVVAVSAVTGDGLGELRAALDTVLADVPLPDPDARVRIWIDRAFTVVGAGTVVTGTVAAGTVRVGDELELLGARGTRRVTVRGLQRHSASADAVGPVSRVALNLRGVAVNEIHRGDALLTPGQWRATGVVDVRVAPSDPDAAVPVWLTVHAGTAAVPARVRPFDGDHARLTLSRELPLVLGDPLVLRDPGEKRIVGGARVLDADPPPLRRRGDGARRADALAGRGSAGDLLAEVARWGAVRRDRLDDLGFGADVPDGVRVIGPWWVHEAALDAWQARLRGLVADLHERDPLAAGLSLGAAREGLDLPDPALLPAVVDGAGLEAEGGRLALPGHRTDLGPAEPAVAEVERRLAEAPFAAPEADDLAALRLGARELAAAERAGRLLRLADGIVLAPRAPALAMRDLARLPQPFTVSQARQALGTSRRVAVPLLELLDGRGWTRRLDAGRREVAR, encoded by the coding sequence GTGCACGTCGTAGCCACCGCGGGCCACGTCGACCACGGCAAGTCCACGCTGGTCCGCGCGCTCACCGGGATCGAGCCGGACCGCTGGGCCGAGGAGCAGCGCCGCGGCCTCACCATCGACCTCGGATTCGCCTGGACCGCACTGCCGTCCGGCCGCGAGCTGGCCTTCGTCGACGTGCCCGGTCACGAGCGCTTCCTCGGCAACATGCTCGCCGGTCTCGGGCCCGTCCCGGTGGTGTGCTTCGTGATCGCCGCCGACGAGGGCTGGAGCGCGCAGTCCGACGATCACCGGGACGCGGTGGCGGCCCTGGGGATCGAGTACGGCCTCATCGTGATCACCAAGACCGACCGGGCGCCCGACGCGGTCGCCGCCGTGACCGCCCGGGCCCGCCGTGAGCTGGCCGGTACCGGGCTCGCGGGGGCCCCGGTCGTCGCCGTCTCCGCCGTCACCGGCGACGGGCTCGGCGAGCTGCGGGCCGCGCTCGACACCGTCCTCGCGGACGTGCCGCTGCCCGATCCGGATGCCCGCGTGCGGATCTGGATCGACCGCGCGTTCACCGTCGTGGGCGCCGGCACCGTCGTGACCGGCACGGTGGCGGCGGGCACGGTGCGCGTGGGCGACGAGCTGGAACTGCTCGGCGCGCGCGGCACCCGTCGGGTGACGGTGCGCGGGCTGCAGCGGCACAGCGCATCCGCGGACGCGGTGGGGCCGGTCTCGCGTGTCGCGCTGAACCTGCGCGGGGTCGCGGTCAACGAGATCCACCGCGGCGACGCCCTGCTCACGCCCGGGCAGTGGCGTGCCACCGGTGTCGTGGACGTGCGGGTCGCACCGTCGGACCCGGACGCGGCCGTGCCCGTGTGGCTCACCGTGCACGCGGGCACCGCCGCCGTCCCCGCCCGCGTCCGTCCGTTCGACGGTGACCACGCCCGGCTCACGCTGTCGCGGGAGCTGCCGCTCGTGCTCGGCGACCCGCTGGTGCTGCGGGATCCGGGGGAGAAGCGGATCGTCGGTGGCGCGCGGGTGCTCGACGCGGACCCGCCGCCGCTGCGCCGCCGCGGCGACGGCGCCCGCCGAGCCGACGCCCTCGCGGGCCGGGGATCCGCCGGGGACCTCCTCGCCGAGGTCGCGCGCTGGGGCGCCGTGCGGCGCGATCGCCTGGACGACCTCGGCTTCGGCGCGGACGTCCCGGACGGCGTGCGAGTGATCGGGCCGTGGTGGGTGCACGAGGCCGCGCTCGACGCCTGGCAGGCCCGCCTGCGCGGTCTCGTGGCCGACCTGCACGAGCGGGATCCGCTCGCCGCCGGACTGTCGCTGGGCGCCGCGCGCGAAGGGCTCGACCTGCCCGATCCGGCGCTGCTGCCCGCAGTCGTCGACGGTGCCGGGCTCGAAGCGGAGGGCGGGCGGCTCGCGTTGCCGGGGCACCGCACGGACCTGGGGCCGGCGGAGCCCGCCGTGGCGGAGGTCGAGCGCCGTCTCGCGGAGGCGCCCTTCGCCGCGCCGGAGGCCGACGACCTGGCGGCGCTGCGGCTCGGGGCCCGGGAACTCGCCGCGGCCGAGCGGGCGGGGCGGCTGCTGCGGCTGGCGGACGGAATCGTCCTGGCGCCGCGCGCCCCCGCACTCGCGATGCGGGATCTCGCGCGGCTGCCGCAGCCCTTCACCGTCTCGCAGGCGCGGCAGGCGCTGGGCACCAGCCGCCGGGTGGCCGTGCCGCTGCTGGAGTTGCTCGACGGCCGCGGATGGACGCGCCGCCTCGACGCGGGGCGCCGCGAAGTCGCGCGCTGA